In a genomic window of Thermoproteus tenax Kra 1:
- a CDS encoding radical SAM protein, whose amino-acid sequence MGKREVYFIEDLPQIGTRYYGIVDQGTNIVEVRPTSLCPLNCAFCSVAAGPYEGRRWAEFVVKREALIESLSRVVKFKGGGVEVHIDGMGEPAVYPELVDLVQDISAIPGVKTISMQSRLFTLRERTLEELAEAGLSRVNLSLDAMNSEVARKLAGVDYYSAERARSLAEYALANTRMDVIVSPVWVPGLNDDEIPEIIKWASSAGLGKRWPPVLIQKYIPHKRGRSPRGVKPVGWGHFWRKLREWERQTGVKLDWRGENPFGIEERAPLPKPLAAGRRVKVRVIGRGIFRGEYLGVPVNTSGDPLLDRAITLLSERSLEPGVEVLARIIEDENNILLARAELVFL is encoded by the coding sequence GTGGGAAAGAGGGAGGTGTACTTTATCGAAGACCTTCCGCAGATCGGGACGCGCTACTACGGAATAGTAGATCAAGGAACAAACATAGTGGAAGTGAGGCCTACCAGCCTCTGCCCCCTCAACTGCGCCTTCTGCTCCGTGGCCGCTGGCCCATACGAGGGCAGAAGGTGGGCCGAGTTCGTGGTCAAGAGGGAGGCGTTGATCGAGAGCTTGAGCAGAGTTGTCAAGTTCAAGGGAGGGGGCGTTGAGGTCCATATAGACGGCATGGGGGAACCCGCCGTCTACCCAGAGCTTGTGGACCTAGTACAAGATATTAGCGCGATTCCGGGCGTCAAGACAATATCGATGCAGAGCAGACTATTCACCTTGAGGGAGAGAACGCTGGAGGAGTTGGCCGAGGCAGGGCTCAGCCGAGTCAACTTAAGTCTCGACGCAATGAATTCGGAGGTCGCCAGGAAGTTGGCCGGCGTTGACTACTACAGCGCAGAGAGAGCCAGGTCTCTGGCCGAATATGCCTTGGCCAACACGAGGATGGACGTCATCGTATCGCCCGTCTGGGTACCTGGGCTAAACGACGACGAGATCCCCGAGATCATTAAATGGGCATCCTCCGCGGGTCTCGGCAAGAGGTGGCCCCCCGTTTTAATACAGAAGTATATACCTCACAAGAGGGGGCGTAGCCCGAGGGGGGTCAAGCCCGTCGGCTGGGGGCACTTCTGGCGCAAGCTGAGAGAGTGGGAGCGGCAGACGGGCGTCAAGCTCGACTGGCGCGGCGAAAATCCCTTCGGAATCGAGGAAAGAGCGCCGCTACCTAAGCCGTTGGCGGCCGGGAGGAGAGTCAAGGTGAGAGTGATCGGGAGAGGTATCTTCAGAGGCGAGTATTTAGGCGTACCTGTCAACACATCCGGCGACCCTCTGCTGGACAGAGCTATTACGTTGCTCTCGGAGCGCAGTCTAGAGCCCGGCGTGGAGGTGTTGGCGAGGATCATAGAGGACGAAAATAATATCTTGCTCGCGCGCGCCGAGCTCGTGTTCCTATAG
- a CDS encoding AIR synthase related protein: protein MDEKSLLRTFLRELGEEENDVSYIDGLALKVDGFAESYAKMPFHTYADMGWRAVAAALSDMKVKLAHTKAVLSSITAPEPHKALEVFRGILEAATHFGVRYLGGDLNQGVEVVVDIMAVGTTAVKIGRRPRAGHVLITPPLFGYTGLAFAAFEHDGESPIVAKGIRWLKRPSLDWPPPPPPECISASMDSSDGLADVLLTMAKGVDIVVERLPAPQEVISEALRLGFEPEEVVFNAGEEYLPVFAVDPRCVPEGYVAFARVVEGSGSVIYKGKPLKYRGWSYFR, encoded by the coding sequence GTGGACGAAAAATCCCTTTTGAGGACCTTTCTACGCGAGCTAGGGGAGGAGGAAAACGACGTATCCTATATCGATGGGCTGGCTCTGAAAGTTGATGGATTCGCAGAGAGCTACGCCAAGATGCCGTTTCACACATACGCCGATATGGGCTGGAGGGCGGTCGCGGCGGCTCTGAGCGATATGAAGGTCAAATTGGCTCACACCAAAGCAGTGCTTAGCTCCATAACGGCTCCCGAGCCACACAAAGCCCTCGAAGTATTCAGAGGGATCTTGGAGGCCGCGACTCACTTTGGGGTCAGATATCTCGGAGGCGACCTCAACCAAGGCGTTGAAGTCGTAGTGGACATCATGGCAGTTGGCACAACGGCGGTCAAAATAGGGCGGAGGCCCAGAGCGGGCCACGTCCTCATAACGCCTCCGTTATTTGGCTACACGGGCCTTGCCTTCGCGGCGTTTGAACACGACGGCGAGTCGCCCATTGTGGCGAAGGGAATCCGCTGGCTTAAAAGGCCCTCGTTGGACTGGCCCCCTCCCCCTCCTCCAGAGTGTATCTCGGCGTCGATGGACTCCTCGGACGGTTTGGCCGACGTCCTTCTGACGATGGCTAAAGGCGTCGATATAGTAGTCGAGAGACTTCCGGCGCCTCAGGAGGTTATCTCAGAGGCGCTCAGGCTAGGGTTTGAGCCCGAGGAAGTCGTGTTTAACGCAGGCGAGGAATATCTGCCCGTCTTCGCCGTAGATCCTAGGTGTGTGCCAGAGGGATACGTCGCCTTCGCGAGGGTTGTGGAGGGATCCGGCTCTGTCATCTATAAAGGCAAGCCTCTGAAGTATAGAGGTTGGTCCTACTTCCGTTAA
- a CDS encoding DUF92 domain-containing protein, with translation MDLLLTVALLIVPIFAFLAHKAGFINVRGAVAGTLIAWALAAAGPGIFLIFLFFFISSSLLTRLRASWKAQHGLKDVAGRSITQVVGVGTPMALFALLYIAGVHVALSATAISIAVATADTWASEIGVAYGGRPRLITKPWVEVEPGTSGGVTLAGTLGGLLGAASVAILSYVILGLNPWVIGCFGFLGDVLDSIIGAVAQKKYICRGVVYDEPRCSDYVSYGYLTNEAVNLIVESALGLAFILSALFL, from the coding sequence ATGGATCTATTGCTGACAGTTGCGCTTCTCATCGTCCCGATATTCGCATTCCTCGCCCATAAGGCAGGCTTCATCAATGTGCGCGGCGCCGTCGCCGGCACGTTGATTGCTTGGGCTCTCGCCGCGGCGGGACCAGGCATCTTTCTCATCTTCCTCTTCTTCTTCATCTCGTCGAGCCTTTTGACTAGGCTGAGGGCCTCTTGGAAGGCTCAACACGGCCTAAAAGATGTGGCAGGCCGCTCGATAACCCAAGTGGTAGGAGTTGGCACGCCGATGGCCTTGTTCGCCCTACTCTATATTGCGGGCGTCCACGTCGCTTTGTCGGCCACAGCAATATCAATAGCGGTCGCCACGGCCGATACTTGGGCCAGCGAAATAGGCGTAGCCTACGGCGGAAGGCCGCGTTTGATAACGAAACCTTGGGTAGAGGTGGAGCCCGGCACCTCCGGCGGAGTGACCTTGGCGGGCACCCTCGGCGGTCTGCTCGGGGCAGCCTCTGTAGCGATACTGTCCTATGTGATCCTTGGGCTCAATCCCTGGGTCATTGGCTGTTTTGGGTTCTTGGGCGATGTACTCGACAGCATAATAGGCGCCGTCGCTCAGAAAAAGTATATATGTAGAGGTGTGGTATACGATGAGCCGAGATGCTCCGATTATGTTTCCTATGGCTATTTGACAAACGAGGCAGTAAACCTAATAGTTGAGTCAGCCTTGGGGCTCGCCTTTATCCTATCCGCGCTCTTCCTCTAA
- a CDS encoding ZPR1 zinc finger domain-containing protein — MSVVTQIVTRCPACGAETFHYTEFLYEAPYYGNLVVSVGVCKSCGYRFFDVDYADAGSPTRVVFKAENGMDVAKSLLVRSKTGSIKSPELGFSLEPGLHGEPFITTVEGFLMKTIDYAESLRALEPESADKVDEFIRKVQRAIEEGGFTLVIEDPQGKSLVIPWRPETVRVEHLDNTQPDIASTVGDRAPGT; from the coding sequence ATGTCTGTAGTAACCCAGATTGTGACCAGATGTCCGGCGTGTGGCGCCGAGACCTTCCACTATACTGAGTTCCTATACGAGGCGCCATATTACGGCAACCTTGTGGTGTCCGTGGGAGTTTGCAAGTCGTGCGGCTACCGATTTTTCGATGTAGATTACGCCGACGCCGGCTCTCCGACTAGAGTGGTGTTCAAGGCTGAAAATGGAATGGATGTGGCCAAATCGCTCTTGGTTAGATCCAAGACCGGCTCCATCAAATCGCCGGAGCTCGGCTTCTCCCTGGAGCCCGGGCTCCACGGCGAGCCCTTCATCACCACGGTTGAAGGCTTCCTGATGAAGACCATAGACTACGCAGAGAGTTTAAGGGCCCTCGAGCCAGAAAGCGCTGATAAAGTTGACGAGTTTATTCGGAAAGTGCAGAGGGCGATAGAGGAGGGGGGCTTCACGTTGGTGATAGAGGACCCTCAGGGCAAAAGCCTCGTGATACCTTGGAGGCCGGAGACCGTCAGAGTTGAACACTTGGACAATACTCAGCCAGATATCGCTTCAACAGTTGGGGATAGGGCTCCGGGTACCTAG
- the gatD gene encoding Glu-tRNA(Gln) amidotransferase subunit GatD, whose product MENYKRVRLYLSTGESLEGVLLPPTAYTDPNVYIVKLKNGYNVGIAKDKVAKLEELGEMAGTLPAQAGVREVDTGRPWVAIVATGGTILSRVEYSTGAVYPTTDPSLLFELAPGLSELASIRIDPFMAKFSEDMTPADWSAIAGKIAEHFSRGAVGVVVMHGTDTMHYSSAAMAFAFKETPGPIIFVGSQRSSDRPSSDAFQNLLAAVVAAVSAPFGESAIAMHASTNDGTVYIHRGTRVRKMHTSRRDTFRSIGITPLAEVDVESKSLKVLREDYKRRGTLSYTDKFSDRAALVKFYPGMDPRVIDALVDIGYQGIVVEGTGFGHVAERLLPALKRAIDNGVVVAMTSQTIYGRVNLYVYRRGRELLSIGVIPLEDMLPEVAYVKMSWALANFRREEVPSVLRAPVAGEMTPRSDPLEFL is encoded by the coding sequence GTGGAGAACTACAAGCGAGTGCGGCTCTATCTATCAACGGGTGAGTCGTTGGAGGGAGTCTTGCTTCCCCCTACTGCGTACACAGATCCCAACGTTTACATCGTAAAGCTCAAGAATGGATACAACGTCGGCATAGCGAAGGATAAGGTAGCTAAGCTGGAAGAGCTAGGCGAGATGGCGGGGACGTTGCCGGCTCAAGCAGGCGTTAGAGAGGTGGACACCGGGAGACCGTGGGTCGCCATAGTGGCCACTGGCGGGACGATACTCTCTAGAGTCGAGTACTCGACCGGCGCTGTATATCCCACGACAGATCCATCGTTGCTCTTCGAGTTGGCGCCAGGCTTATCCGAGCTGGCCTCGATCAGAATCGACCCGTTCATGGCCAAGTTCAGCGAGGACATGACGCCGGCCGACTGGTCCGCCATAGCCGGCAAGATAGCTGAACACTTCTCGAGGGGGGCAGTAGGCGTAGTGGTCATGCACGGGACAGACACCATGCACTACAGCTCTGCGGCTATGGCCTTCGCGTTCAAGGAGACCCCCGGCCCCATAATCTTCGTCGGATCTCAGAGGTCCAGCGACAGGCCGTCGAGCGACGCCTTCCAGAACCTCTTGGCGGCAGTAGTAGCCGCCGTATCTGCGCCGTTCGGCGAGTCTGCGATAGCTATGCATGCGTCAACGAACGACGGCACTGTCTATATACACAGAGGGACGCGCGTACGAAAGATGCATACGTCGAGGCGGGACACGTTCAGAAGCATCGGCATAACGCCGTTGGCTGAGGTGGACGTCGAGAGTAAATCCCTCAAGGTTCTACGAGAGGACTATAAGAGGAGGGGGACTCTGAGTTATACGGACAAGTTCAGCGACAGGGCCGCTCTCGTCAAGTTCTACCCTGGCATGGACCCGCGCGTTATAGACGCGTTAGTAGACATAGGCTATCAAGGCATAGTGGTCGAAGGCACTGGATTTGGACACGTGGCTGAGCGGCTGTTACCTGCGCTGAAGAGGGCGATAGACAACGGCGTTGTGGTCGCGATGACTAGCCAGACTATATACGGCCGCGTCAACTTATACGTCTATAGGAGAGGGAGAGAGCTTCTATCAATTGGAGTTATCCCGTTGGAGGACATGCTGCCCGAGGTGGCCTACGTGAAGATGTCATGGGCGTTGGCCAACTTCAGGCGTGAGGAGGTGCCCTCAGTATTACGTGCGCCCGTCGCAGGCGAGATGACGCCAAGAAGCGATCCTCTTGAGTTCCTCTGA
- a CDS encoding HD domain-containing protein, with the protein MDLLSIVDTLCQIKRIGWLQRGVDNAENVCQHSVLVALLAGELAAEAKRYGMNIDPAEAVAVGLIHDIAEAELGHPGNGLRSTIPWDQIELETFERLYPHLADLFAKYRRGEGDLGRLVNFADKLATLIRACSYARRGYPTDDLVRAFVDRLSRYPEPYPQLLKRYLAEYCPSVQL; encoded by the coding sequence ATGGATCTCCTCTCCATCGTAGATACGCTTTGTCAGATAAAGAGGATCGGCTGGCTCCAGCGCGGCGTCGATAACGCTGAGAACGTCTGTCAACACTCGGTACTTGTCGCGCTGTTGGCCGGCGAGCTTGCAGCGGAGGCCAAACGGTATGGAATGAACATAGACCCGGCCGAGGCAGTAGCAGTAGGCCTCATACACGACATAGCCGAGGCCGAGCTGGGGCATCCAGGCAACGGCCTGAGGTCTACGATTCCGTGGGACCAGATAGAGCTTGAGACGTTCGAGAGGCTTTATCCACATCTGGCCGACTTGTTCGCCAAATATAGGAGGGGGGAGGGCGACCTCGGCAGACTGGTCAACTTCGCAGATAAGTTGGCCACTCTGATCAGAGCGTGTAGCTACGCTAGGAGGGGCTACCCCACAGACGACCTAGTGAGAGCCTTTGTAGATAGACTGTCTAGGTACCCGGAGCCCTATCCCCAACTGTTGAAGCGATATCTGGCTGAGTATTGTCCAAGTGTTCAACTCTGA